Genomic DNA from Hymenobacter jejuensis:
AAGCCACGTCGAAGTCGATGTTCACACCGCGCTTTTCCAGCGCTTGCTCAATCTCTTTGCGAACTTTAGCAGCCGTACCTACAGGTACTGTGCTTTTGGTCACGATTACACCGTAGTTGCTCATGTGCTCACCGATGCCGCGGGCCACGGCCAGCACGTACTTCAGGTCGGCCGAGCCGTCTTCGCCCGGCGGCGTGCCCACGGCGATGAAGGCCACATCGCAATCCTGGATGCTCTCGGCGAGGTTGGTCGAAAAATGTAGACGATCTTTCTCCACATTTCGCGACACCATTTCCTCCAAGCCTGGCTCATAGATCGGCAGGATGCCGTTCTTGAGGTTTTCAATTTTCTTCTGGTCGATGTCAATACAAGTGACGTCGATGCCGACTTCGGCAAAACATGTACCTGTTACTAGGCCCACATAGCCAGTGCCTACAACTGCAATTTTCATAGTGTGCGTATTTGAGAAAAAATGGGGGTTATATTTTATTCAAAATACTAGATATTCATCATCCACTTCTTCCACCACCACTGAAATACTATGAGTGCCCAAATTCGAGCATGAATATCACCAGGATTTCGGGAAAAAAGCTGCGTTTTGAGCGCTCTAATGGCATCGACGCTGAATAAGCCTTGGGCTTCTATAAACTCATCGGAGAGCAGGTCATCGGTGATAAGCGGCCGCAACTCGTTACGGAACCACTTGAGCAGCGGCACCTCAAAGCCGTGTTTGGGGCGCTTGTAGAGCTCCTCGGGCAGCATGGGGCGAAAAGCATCCTGCACAATTCGCTTCTTCATCTTCGCATCGATCTTGCTTTCGACGGGCAGCGAAAAAGCAAAGTCCACCACTTTAGGGTCCAAGAAGGGCGGGCGAACTTCTAGCGAGTTGGCCATACTCATCAGATCGACCTTCGTGAGCATGTCGTAGGGCAGCACGAGGTTCATGTCGGTGAGCAGCACTTCATTCAGGTCGCCATCGGCATGCAGATTCTCCAGAATATCGCGGCGGCGCTTCTCGGCTAGTTTCTTACCGACTTTTCGGCGTGCCGCCGGACTCAGCAGATTACGCGAATCTTTTTCGCTCACGAACGAAGCCCAGTCCCAATAGCGGTCCTTAGGGCCGTTGAGCATGCCGCGCGAAAACCGCTGAAATTGACGTATCTTATTGCCAAAGAAGGAGTTACGCGATTTTGGTAATACATCCCATAGCAGGTTCAGGCCGGTAACTGCCTCGGCTTTGAAACCGCCCTGCCGCACCTGAAATTCGCCCATGTGCTTGTTGTAGCCGGCAAACATCTCGTCGGCGCCGTCGCCGGAGAGCGCAACGGTTACCTTTTCGCGGGTGCGCTTGCTGAGAATGTACACAGCCAGCGCCGAAGAATCGGCGAACGGTTCGTCGATGTAGTTGAGCACATCGAAAATATGGTCGTACAGATCCTGGTTGGTCAGTGAGAAGACCGTGTGGTTGGTCTTATACCGATCCGCGACCAGGTTGGCGTACTTGGTTTCGTCGAAGAACGGCTCGTCGCGGTACCCAATGCTGAACGTGTTCAGGTGGGGCGTATGGCGCGAGGCGAGCGCCACGATTACCGACGAGTCGATGCCCCCGCTCAGGAAGGCACCCAGCGGCACATCGGCCACCAAGCGGCGGGCCGTGGCATCGTCGAGCAGGTCGATCAGCTTCTTTTGCTGCTCTTCGTAGGTAAGCTTATTCTTCTGGACTTTTTTCGGATCGTATGGAATCTTGTACCAGCGCTTGCGCACTACCTTTTTGCCTTTTATAAAGAGGTAGTGGCCGGGCAACAGCTTTTTGACGCCTTTGAAAATAGTAGCCGGCCCCGGAATATAATTAAGCTGCAAATACTGGCTCAGCGACACGTAATCGAGCTTGCGCGGTATGCCCAAGGCCAGCAACGATTTCATTTCGGAGGCAAACAGCAGCTGGTTTTCGTCGCGGTAGACGAGCAGCGGCTTCTCCCCCATTCGGTCGCGGGCAATGAACAGCGAATCTTCCTCTTTGTCGTAAATGGCAAAGCCGAAAAAGCCGTTCAGCTTCTTGATAAAGCTACGGCCTTCGCTAATGTACAGTTGCAGAATTACTTCCGTATCTGTTTGAGAATGAAAGTGATGCCCTTTCTTGATCAGCTTCTGCCGCAATTCACGGAAGTTGAAGATCTCGCCGTTGAACACGATTGTATAACGCCCCGACTCGTCGGTCATGGGCTGGTTGCCGTCGGCAGTAAGGTCAAGGATCGCTAGGCGGCGAAAGCCCAATCCGCAACGATCGTACACGAAATGCCCTTGTGAATCAGGGCCTCGGCTCACGATAGCATCCGTGGATGCATGCAAAGAGGCCAGCGTATTGCGGCCTGCGTCCGTAAAGGCAAAAACTCCGGTTATTCCACACATAATTAGCAGGCAAAAGTACGAACAATCGGGACTTGCGTTCCGAAAAGTGTCGCACGGCGTCGCAACCAAAGCCGTGCCAGCCTAGTACACCTTTCTAGTATTCACCCCTGAGAAACTCAGATATGAACCTCCAGCAGCAAATGGACCTGCAGCAGCAGTTTGAAGCCGCCGTCACGCGCGTTGATAATCTTCCCGGTGACCAAGCCGCGCCGCACATGACCGAACTCTACGGCCTTTACAAGCAAGCCACTGAAGGCGACCACGATACCAAAGGCGAAGTAGT
This window encodes:
- the asnB gene encoding asparagine synthase (glutamine-hydrolyzing), yielding MCGITGVFAFTDAGRNTLASLHASTDAIVSRGPDSQGHFVYDRCGLGFRRLAILDLTADGNQPMTDESGRYTIVFNGEIFNFRELRQKLIKKGHHFHSQTDTEVILQLYISEGRSFIKKLNGFFGFAIYDKEEDSLFIARDRMGEKPLLVYRDENQLLFASEMKSLLALGIPRKLDYVSLSQYLQLNYIPGPATIFKGVKKLLPGHYLFIKGKKVVRKRWYKIPYDPKKVQKNKLTYEEQQKKLIDLLDDATARRLVADVPLGAFLSGGIDSSVIVALASRHTPHLNTFSIGYRDEPFFDETKYANLVADRYKTNHTVFSLTNQDLYDHIFDVLNYIDEPFADSSALAVYILSKRTREKVTVALSGDGADEMFAGYNKHMGEFQVRQGGFKAEAVTGLNLLWDVLPKSRNSFFGNKIRQFQRFSRGMLNGPKDRYWDWASFVSEKDSRNLLSPAARRKVGKKLAEKRRRDILENLHADGDLNEVLLTDMNLVLPYDMLTKVDLMSMANSLEVRPPFLDPKVVDFAFSLPVESKIDAKMKKRIVQDAFRPMLPEELYKRPKHGFEVPLLKWFRNELRPLITDDLLSDEFIEAQGLFSVDAIRALKTQLFSRNPGDIHARIWALIVFQWWWKKWMMNI